The following is a genomic window from Sporocytophaga myxococcoides DSM 11118.
AGATTTTAATCTACCAACGTATGATTACGACTATTACGTGGTAACTGTACCTGAAAAGGGAACACTTTCCTTTTCCCTTACCAACCCACCTGCTACAGGAATCTGGTTGCTGCTTTACAACTCAGCTAATACATTTTTAACGCAAAGCAATACTCTGGCATTGTCTTATACAGTAACCACTCCGGGAAAATATACCATCCTGGTATTCAACTCAGTAACTACTACAAATTTAAGTTGTTATAACTTAACCAATACATTTACGCCTGAATGTAATCCGTTTGAACCCAACAACACTGTAGCAACAGCTACTGCAACTTCACTGAACGGTAGTTTCAGAAGCACGTTCACTGCTGCTACTGACATCGATTATTTTAAAATAGCCGTGACTGAAAGAGGTCAATTGAAAATTTCCCTCGAAGATAGAGATCCAACTTCCATAATTATATATAATCCGGCTGGCCAGCAAATAACAGGTAATTCAAATACCGGATGGAACTGGCCAAGAAACTTTCTGGTAGATGCTCCTACTACAGGAAATTATATCATTGAGTTGAAACCAGTAACAAGTTATACTATTACTTATCCAACACAGTGCTATAAAATAGAGACGAGCTTTGTACCTATGCCTGTGACGCTTTCCACTAATGCTGTGAAGTTTAACGGAGATAACAAAGGTATTTCCGGAGATGAATCTGGTATTTATATTCCGGCAAGTAACAAGCATCACGTTGAGAATGCAAATGTAACGTTTTCAGTGGAAGCTATTGTAAAATCAGATCAGATACCTTATCCTGGAAACGTGATCAGCAGTGATTCACCTGATGAAGGAATTTTTGCCAGTCCGACAATCGGTACTCTTGAAATTGCGAGAAATGAATCAATGACCGGCAATGATCTGTTATACTTTAATTACTATGGTGGTTATGTAAGTTATGAGTATAACTTTAAAGATGGCAAATGCCACCATATAGCAGTGGTACATGATGGTAGCAAGTTAATTTTATACATAGATGGAACAAAGGTTGCAGAAGAAGCAAAACAATATCCGACAAATACACCATACGTAACTGGCGATACCCATCCAATAATTTTAGGCGCTTTTGACAATGGATCTGACTTTGGCTTTCAGAAAAGTTTCAGAGGAACTATAAAAGAAGTTCGTTTCTGGAAAGATGTTACAAGGACTCAGGCCACTATACAGGATCAGATGAATAAGGGACTGATAGGTACAGAAGCTGGTCTGAGAGGGTACTGGAAATTAAATGAAGGTGCTGGTCAATATGTATATGACCGGTCGATCACTGATTATGGTCTTATTTTCCCTACACCTGGATTTTTAGGATTGACGCCAGACAATAATTATTCTGACCCAGGTATTGTTACAAACTCATGTACTAGTATTGGTAGTCCACGCCTGGGAAGTGTTAATGAAGCAGATGTCATTAATTCATCGCAAAACATTGTTCAGGTATATCCCAATCCATTTAATGAGGAATTAAAGTTCACATTAAATGAAAATGTAACAGAACAACTATACAATGCTGAACTAAAAAACACATTAGGAATAACTGTTTTTGAGCAAAAAGAAGTTGTTCCTGGAGTGGAATATTCAATTAAGGAAAACATTGTTCCTGGAACCTATTTCCTGGAACTCCACAATGGAAATGAGAAGAGAGTAATTAAGGTAATTAAACTTTAATACCTTCACAAAAAGGCTGTCCTCATAAGGCAGCCTTTCTTTACAATATTTTTTACCTATCTCATCATTGTTGTGAACTTCTCTCTATCCGAAGTCTATTTGACTTCAGTCCTCAATGAGAGCAACTTTTAACATGCGGTTAAATGACAGATAACTATGCATTATCTAAACACTTACCCCCCGCCTAGTCTCCCTCTATGAATAATACCCGTTTAATGAACAACATATTTAGTAGAGACAGATATAAAATATGAACTCTAACATATATATTTATCTTAGTGAAAATTTAAAATATTGATATTATGAATGAAAAATGGTCTATTAATGAAATACAAGATGCCTGGCAATTGGCATCACAACTCCATGATGGACAGAAGTACGGAGGGGCCAATCAAGAAGAGCAAGTAGAATATATCAATCATATCGGAAGTGTAGTTTTTGAAATTATGACAGCCATTACTATTGAAGATGGGATGGATTCTAATCTCGCTATAAAATGCGCAGTCCTTCATGACACCATTGAAGACACGAGCTTATCCTATGATGACATTTTAACCAGGTTTGGAAGCCAGGTAGCAAATGGAGTTTTAGCATTGACTAAAAATGCAACCATAGAAGGAAAAAAAGAAAAGATGCTTGATAGCCTAAAGCGTATAAAAGAACAGCCAAAGGAAATCTGGGCCATCAAAATGGCTGACAGGATAGCTAATTTATATGCCCCTCCTTTTTATTGGACCAATGAGAAGAAAAAGGAATATATTGAAGAAGCATGTTTAATTCATGATGAATTGAAAGAAGGGAACAAATATCTGGCAACAAGACTAGCCAATAAAATTATAGAGTATCAAAAGTTTATTGATTAAACAAAAATATAATGTTGCATAAACCAACTGCAGGAAATAAACAGACTACTTAACAATTTAAAACAACAAGGCAAGCTATCAATATAAATTCGCTTACTACCTCTACCACTCAATAGTATTAATTTTTATATTCATATTTTTAAAAACCATTTTTTATGAAAAATTTATTTTGTACCCTAACACTTTTACTTGCCCTGGCAACAATATTCTCATCTTGCAAAAAAGACTACAGTCCGGACTGCGACCTTCCCACACCAAATCAAATAATTGTAACCCACAAGGCCAACGAAACTTATCAGTTTGACATGGGAAATTTTGGTGATGAAGAAGGGGCATCAATCTCCAAACAAGCAACCAATTTTTCTGTAAGTACATTGGAACGAGAAATCAATACTGGAAAAGTTATTTATAAATACACTCCTGCCATCAATTTTACAGGTACTGACGAAGTTCAAATTAAATCAGAAAGAGGTTCGGATGGAGCAAGTCCGAATAACTATATAATTTATATGACAATAAAATTCATAATCAAAAATTAGATTAGGAGACTCAGGCTGAAGCTATCATCAGCCTGAGAAGATTATTCATTTTATTTTTCCTCTCTCAATTGTCACACATATAAGTTTATATCCATTATCAGTCCTCAAAAAATCAAAGTGGTCTTGCAGATAGTCACCTTTCTTTTTATGTGTGATTACAATACTTTTCACAGGGTAAATCCATGACTTTGGTTCTCTGCAATTGTTATAGAAATTATCAAAGTCATTGGAGGTATACATATACGGATTAAGATCGCCAGTAAAAATATTATACTCCCCTTTGGAGGTATTAAAACCAAGCAACTTTGATTTAATCAGCTCATAATTTCTTTCAATAAAACTTTTCTTTCCCTCTTTTATCCAGCCTTTAGGTTCTTTCCAAAATATCACTTCATCATATGTTGCATTCAGCAAATTATCTTTAGTAAACTGTTCTATCAGATTAACTTTTAACAAATATTTAAATTCCTGATCGAAATCAATGAATGAGTAATACCTGCCATCTACAGCTCTGAAGCTTTGGAGCAATGTGTCTCTGCTTGGTTCATTGGAAATATTTAATGAGTAAAAATTTAAATTATCTACCCATTTAAAATTATCAATGAGAACATTGTTATTCGTATCAATAAGTACTTCTTTACCTCCTATCCAACTATAGTGCTCACCACCTTCCCAATATTTTTTCTCAGCACCTTTTAAAGCTATAATCATTCCATTAGTTACTCCGGTCATCTCATTGTATTCAGCAGGAATAATTACATCTCCCTTTCCATTAAACACTCCTACTTTGTCTGTTTTATGATCTCTGAAACGAATAAAGCCTTCACTTTCGCAGTCACAAACATTGTCGAACATATACAAGCTGTCTCTGCCGATAACTCTTCCGGACTTTGATAAGTAATAAGTTGTCCATTCTCCATTTACTTCTTCAGTGGCAGCAATAATATCGTCAAACTTATGAGCAGGAGTCATATTAAGAACGAACTTCGGCTCTATCTTTACGATTCCATTTTTGTCTTTAAAACCCACCAATGTTGTATCCTTATTCCAGAAAGCATTCCAGGGCTCGTTGCTTTGTGCGAATGAAATGCAGCAAAAAATTATCAATAAAAATGTGAGAATATTATATTTCATTCTATGCTAAATAAAGCTTTATTATAATACTTAATCTATTAATTCTTCAGTTCACCAAAAATGTTTATTATAAAAAAGTGAATGGAGAAAATATGAAATAAATTGTAAGAAAGCTTTCTTAAGATATTCAACTGACTCTTTTCATCCCAAATTTTGCTCTTTCACCCTCAAGATTCACTCCAAAAGAATCAATTTTCATATTAATAACCTCCATTTTCCCATGAAAAATTCAATTTTTCAATAAAAAAGACTCAACTTTCAATCTATAAGCCAAAATTTTCAGCAAATAAGTGCCAAAATTTGATTTAAAAGAGTCAATATTCGGGTAAAAAGAATCAATTTTTAACTCAAAAAACACAATTTTCAATCAAAAAGACTCGAATCACACTCTTTCAGAGTCAAATTTCAAAATATTCCTTCTTTCTCCTCACAATCTGATGATTACCCTCCAGCATAAAAGGCTGGCAGTTAAAAAATGTCCTTCACATTAAGTGATAAGGATTATATCCAGCCATTTTGAATTCTAATTTTGTTTAACTATTTTTAAAAAAAGTTAAACAAAATGTCGGTTTATTCAATTTCAGATCTTGAAAAGCTCAGTGGGATAAAAGCTCACACCATAAGGATATGGGAACAACGATATGAAATTCTTAAACCACTGCGCTCTGAGGGAAATGTAAGGTATTACGATGATGATCAGGTCAGGCAATTCATTCAGATAGCTCTATTGGTTCGCAACGGATATAAAATATCCAAAATTTGCAAACTGGATAATGCGGCCATTTACAAAATGGTTGAAGATTTAACGGATGAGTCAACCGACGATATCAAAACAAAATTACTGGTAGACAGGTTGATCTCAGTCGCGATTGACTTTGATGAACACTCTTTTCAAAGAATATTTCAGGAATCAATAAATCATTATGGAATGATTGCCACTTATGAAAAAGTGATTTATCCTATGTTGGTAAAAATAGGTTTACTCTGGGGCAAAACAGAACTGATTCCAGCACAGGAACACTTTATTTCAAATCTTGTCAAGCAAAAGTTATATCACTCCATTGATGCGTTACCTCCTGCTCCTCATGGATCTAAAACATGGCTATTGTTTCTTCCCGAAGAAGAAGACCATGAACTAGGACTTCTTTTATCCAGCTACATTCTCAGAGCTAATAATTATCGTGTTATTTACCTGGGACAACGGGTTCCTTACTACAATCTGAAAACTGTTATTGAAAAAATCAAACCTGACTACATGCAGTATTTCATAGTAAGGTATTATAGCTCGGAAACCGTTCAGGATCTGATATCTGGTATGAACCATGACTTTCCTGAGATAACAAAATGTGTTTCAATGTCTGAAACATTATTCCAATCCATTCAACTTCCAAAGGACCACAGATATATAAAAGACATAGACCATCTTCTTCAACTCATACAATCTGACAAACCATGAAAACCATAGCCATTATAGGATCAGGCATTAGTGGTCTGAGTGCCGCAGCATACCTGGCATCGAAAGGTCAGAATGTTTTGGTATTTGAAAAAAATAATGAGATCGGAGGCCGCATGCGTCAGCACAAAGCCGAGGGATTTACTTTTGATATGGGACCCAGCTGGTATTGGATGCCTGATGTGTTTGATACATTCTTTGAAAATCTTGGACATAAAACATCTGATTTTTACGAATTAAAAAAACTGGATCCTGGCTTTCAGATTATCACCAGTAATAATGAAATCATGAAAATTCCGGCTTGTTGGGATAACTTGCTTGAGATGATTGAAAATATTGAAGCAGGCGCCGCAGAAAGGTTAAAAGAGTTTATGAAGGAGGCTGCATACAAATATGAAGTCGGTATCAAAAAGCTGGTATATAAGCCAGGCCTGTCTGTCTGGGAGCTGCTGACAAAGGATACTATTAAAGGAGTATTTCGCCTGCAGTTATTTTCTTCATACAGTGCTCATGTGCGGAAATATTTTTCAAACAAAAAAATAATAGCATTAATGGAGTTCCCGGTATTGTTTCTCGGCGCAATGCCTAAAGATACTCCGGCGCTATACAGTTTGATGAATTATGCAGGATTGTATCAGGGCACATTTTATCCTATGGGTGGATTAAAAAAAGTGACGGATGCTATGCAGCAAGCGGGTGCACAGAGAGGTGTAAAATTTTATGTAAATGAAGCTGTTGAATCTGTAACCCAAGGTTTGGGATATGGCATTGATATTAAAACTTCAAAACGATTGCTGCAGGTTGATGGTATTATTGCCAGCGCCGACTATCATCATGTTGAACAAAAACTTCTGAATCAGGAAGACAGGAATTACGCTGAACAATACTGGCAAAAGAAAACCTTTGCTCCATCATCTCTGCTGTTTTATATAGGAGTTAACAGAAAACTTCCAAGGCTTGAGCATCATAACTTGTTCTTTGATGCAGACTTTGATGATCATGCCCGGGCTATTTATGAAAAACCAGAATGGCCTGATCAACCATTATTTTATGTTTGTTGCCCTTCGAAAACAGATCCTGATGTTGCACCTTCAGGAATGGAGAATCTTTTCATACTCATGCCGATAGCACCAGACATAGAAGATAGTGAAGAAAAGAGAGAATCTTACTTTGTAAAATTATTAACCCGACTTGAAAAATTTACCGGTGTGCCTGTCCGCGAACATATAGTTTATAAGAGAAGCTATTGTGTTGAGGATTTTAAATCTGACTATAACTCCTACAAAGGAAATGCCTATGGATTAGCCAATACATTAATGCAAACAGCTAATCTTAAACCAAAAATTAAAAACAAACACATACAAAACTTTTATTATACAGGTCAACTCACTGTTCCGGGCCCCGGAGTTCCACCTTCAATCATATCAGGTCAGGTTGCAGCAACAGAATTATTAAAATCATTACGGATAAATATATGAAACAGCTTTTCGATGATGTATCTGCCAAGTGCAGTAAATTGACAACACAGAGCTATAGTACAAGCTTCTCGTTAGGCATTCGTTTTTTAGGTAAAGATTTACATCGGCCCATTTATTCTTTATATGGCTTTGTTAGGTTTGCTGATGAAATTGTTGACTCCTTTCATGAGTATCCAAAGAAAGACTTAATGGAGTGTTTTCGCAAAGATACTGTCAAGGCCTTAGAGGACAGGATCAGTTTAAATCCCATATTAAACTCCTTTCAACAGGTAGTGCATGAATACAATATTGAATGGGAATTAATAGATACGTTCCTAAAAAGTATGGAAATGGATCTGGAACAAAGAGAATATACAGAGGACGCTTACAAGCAGTATATCTTGGGATCTGC
Proteins encoded in this region:
- a CDS encoding HD domain-containing protein — translated: MNEKWSINEIQDAWQLASQLHDGQKYGGANQEEQVEYINHIGSVVFEIMTAITIEDGMDSNLAIKCAVLHDTIEDTSLSYDDILTRFGSQVANGVLALTKNATIEGKKEKMLDSLKRIKEQPKEIWAIKMADRIANLYAPPFYWTNEKKKEYIEEACLIHDELKEGNKYLATRLANKIIEYQKFID
- a CDS encoding MerR family transcriptional regulator; protein product: MSVYSISDLEKLSGIKAHTIRIWEQRYEILKPLRSEGNVRYYDDDQVRQFIQIALLVRNGYKISKICKLDNAAIYKMVEDLTDESTDDIKTKLLVDRLISVAIDFDEHSFQRIFQESINHYGMIATYEKVIYPMLVKIGLLWGKTELIPAQEHFISNLVKQKLYHSIDALPPAPHGSKTWLLFLPEEEDHELGLLLSSYILRANNYRVIYLGQRVPYYNLKTVIEKIKPDYMQYFIVRYYSSETVQDLISGMNHDFPEITKCVSMSETLFQSIQLPKDHRYIKDIDHLLQLIQSDKP
- a CDS encoding phytoene desaturase family protein gives rise to the protein MKTIAIIGSGISGLSAAAYLASKGQNVLVFEKNNEIGGRMRQHKAEGFTFDMGPSWYWMPDVFDTFFENLGHKTSDFYELKKLDPGFQIITSNNEIMKIPACWDNLLEMIENIEAGAAERLKEFMKEAAYKYEVGIKKLVYKPGLSVWELLTKDTIKGVFRLQLFSSYSAHVRKYFSNKKIIALMEFPVLFLGAMPKDTPALYSLMNYAGLYQGTFYPMGGLKKVTDAMQQAGAQRGVKFYVNEAVESVTQGLGYGIDIKTSKRLLQVDGIIASADYHHVEQKLLNQEDRNYAEQYWQKKTFAPSSLLFYIGVNRKLPRLEHHNLFFDADFDDHARAIYEKPEWPDQPLFYVCCPSKTDPDVAPSGMENLFILMPIAPDIEDSEEKRESYFVKLLTRLEKFTGVPVREHIVYKRSYCVEDFKSDYNSYKGNAYGLANTLMQTANLKPKIKNKHIQNFYYTGQLTVPGPGVPPSIISGQVAATELLKSLRINI